One window of Cloacibacillus sp. genomic DNA carries:
- the ftsZ gene encoding cell division protein FtsZ — protein sequence MEHKPEEKAQKKAGISAESQAFFKNAIKIIAIGGGGGNALNHIISHGIDGVDMLAVNTDIRSLDMSLCSAKIVLGECATKGLGAGAMPDVGAKAALESLEDIRSYLKGADMVYLTAGMGGGTGTGAIPIIARAAKEMGILTVAVVTKPFSFEGRRRGRYAEEGILKLFPEVDALIVVPNDRLLDMARANTPITESFALADEILRQAVQGVTDLVTRPGLVNVDFADLKAIMKSAGHSVMGIGSGTGEEAVVKAVKNALESPLMECSMHGAKGVLMNITYKGELPLYEISRASEIIEDVKSTDANFIWGCIEDDTIANDVEVTLIAAGFDDVESCTPCAPSVPKTVQAAPTMRVRTQPARRAEPEAPQVQTAEVCEPVRAPIKETHTPAWLREDNTIAEDRAAGNKRPANNSKVSTYDIYESPAFARMGHKLKKQQ from the coding sequence ATGGAACATAAACCTGAAGAAAAAGCACAAAAAAAGGCAGGCATTTCCGCAGAAAGCCAGGCCTTCTTTAAAAACGCAATAAAGATCATAGCGATCGGCGGAGGCGGCGGAAACGCGCTGAACCACATCATCTCCCACGGGATAGACGGCGTGGACATGCTCGCCGTCAACACCGATATACGTTCGCTCGACATGTCGCTGTGCAGCGCAAAAATCGTGCTGGGCGAATGCGCGACGAAGGGGCTGGGCGCCGGCGCGATGCCGGACGTAGGCGCGAAGGCGGCGCTTGAATCGCTTGAGGACATCCGTTCCTACCTCAAAGGCGCAGACATGGTCTACCTTACGGCCGGAATGGGCGGCGGCACTGGCACGGGCGCAATCCCGATCATAGCGCGCGCCGCGAAGGAGATGGGCATCCTCACTGTGGCGGTGGTCACAAAACCGTTCTCGTTCGAGGGCAGACGCCGCGGCCGCTACGCCGAAGAGGGCATCTTAAAGCTTTTCCCCGAGGTCGACGCGCTGATAGTCGTCCCCAACGACAGGCTTCTTGACATGGCGCGCGCAAATACGCCGATAACGGAATCATTTGCCCTGGCCGACGAGATACTGCGCCAGGCGGTGCAGGGAGTCACCGACCTTGTAACGCGCCCCGGCCTGGTAAACGTCGACTTCGCCGACCTTAAAGCGATTATGAAGAGCGCCGGACATTCTGTGATGGGCATAGGCTCCGGCACAGGCGAGGAGGCCGTCGTCAAGGCGGTCAAAAACGCGCTCGAAAGCCCGCTCATGGAATGCTCCATGCACGGCGCAAAAGGCGTGCTCATGAACATCACCTACAAAGGCGAGCTTCCGCTCTATGAAATAAGCCGCGCCTCCGAAATAATAGAAGACGTTAAATCCACTGACGCAAACTTCATCTGGGGCTGCATCGAAGACGACACCATAGCAAACGACGTAGAGGTGACGCTTATCGCGGCCGGCTTCGACGACGTTGAAAGCTGCACGCCGTGTGCGCCGAGCGTTCCCAAAACGGTTCAGGCCGCGCCCACGATGCGCGTAAGAACGCAGCCGGCGCGCCGCGCGGAGCCGGAAGCGCCGCAGGTGCAGACGGCCGAGGTCTGCGAGCCAGTCCGCGCGCCCATAAAAGAGACGCATACGCCAGCGTGGCTGCGCGAAGACAACACAATAGCCGAAGACCGCGCCGCGGGAAACAAAAGACCGGCAAACAACAGCAAGGTCTCGACCTATGACATCTACGAAAGTCCGGCCTTCGCAAGAATGGGTCACAAACTCAAAAAACAGCAGTAG